Genomic DNA from Marnyiella aurantia:
TCACTGAAGGATTTAATCTCCGGAGTTCCGTAAGAAGCATCGGACTGAGCCGGATTCGGTCTGTCTTCAGTTTCAAACCTGAAAGACTGTGCCTGAAGGTCGGCCTGGTTGGCAGCATTGTCATCAATGGAAAAAAGATCAAAATCTTCCTCTACCTGAGCATCTGAGCGGTAATCATTTGCCGGCAGTTCATCCTTCTCGATAATCCTGAATTCGTTACGCGGAGTAGCCAGAGTCTGTGGTGCCGCCTGCATATTTATGCCGGAATTTTGGTCCTCATCTTCCTGATCCAGTCTGAAAAAACCCTGAGAAGAAACCGCCGCCGGTGTCTCGCTGTCCTGTCTTTCATTTCTCAAACGGAAGGGCGACTGCTTTGTAACGGAAACTTCGTTTACATCTTCAAGCTTGATGCTTATTTTTTCGGCAGGGCCCGTATTTTTTTTGTTGTCATTGGCAAATCCGGTCGCGATTACAAGTACCTTGATGGCTGCGCCCAGTTCCTCGTCTGTTCCTACACCAAAAATGATGTTGGCGGTATTGCCGGCTTCGCTCTGGATATAATCATTAATAAGACCTATTTCGTCCATTGTCGCTTCGTTGGCCTCTTCCATACCACTTTGAATCAGCAGAAGCACATCTTTCGCACCGGTGATCTTGTTATCATTCAGCAGTGGGGAGTCCAGTGCTTTACGTACAGCTTCATCAGCACGTTTCTCGCCGGTAGCGATACCTGTGGACATCAATGCAGTTCCGGAGTTCTGCAGTACTGATTTGGCATCACGGAAGTCAATGTTAATGGTAAACGGAGCCGTAATAACCTCTGCCATACCTTTGGCAGCGTTGGTAAGCACCTCATCCGCTTTGGAGAAGCCCTGCTTGAAGCCAAGGTTACCGAACTGCTGTCTCAGTTTATCATTGTTGATTACAATAAGTGAATCTACATTGTTTCTTAGTTTTTCCAGACCAAGATCTGCCTGATCCAGACGGCGGCGGCCTTCAAAACTGAAAGGAACGGTAACGATACCTACTGTAAGAATGCCCATTTCCTTCGCAATCTTGGCGATTACAGGAGCCGCACCGGTTCCGGTACCACCACCCATACCGGCAGTGATAAAAACCATTTTGGTATTCTGTCCCAAAGCCGCTTTAATATCGTCAATGCTTTCTATAGCTGCTTTTTCACCTACATCGGGATCTGCACCTGCGCCCAGGCCCTCGGTAATTGTTACACCTAACTGAACTTTATTGGAAACGGGATTGTTATCCAGGGTCTGTGCATCTGTATTACAGATGATGAAGTCTACCCCGTGAATCCCCTTCTCGTACATGTGCATAAGGGCATTATTACCACCGCCACCAACGCCGATTACTTTTATTATGGAGGAATTTCCTTTCGGTAAATCAAATGAAAACCCCTCAGTGCTATAATTTTCCATAACTGTTTGTTTTTTATATTGAAGTTAATCGAAGATAAAAGTTGCTTACTCTACCTCTTCGAAGAATTTTTTTACTTTTTCCATTAGTGACTGCCCGAACGTCAGGTTTTTCCTCTTTTTCTGCACAGTTTGTTCCTCAGCCGCAACCTGTGCCGCTCCCAGTATCATATCCGTTTCCGGTTCTGCGGTTTTCTCCTCAATCACCTCTTCAGGCATACCCGCCTTTTTATCGCGGATCTTCAGACTTTCCATAAGCAAACCGATGGATGTTGCATATTCCGGACCTTTAAGATACTGATTCTTATCGTTGGCAACATATTCATTGGCAAATCCGATGCGGCTGTCGAAACCGGTAATGAAATTAGCAAGCTGTCGCAGGTTCTTAAGATTGGAACCACCTCCGGTAAGAACTATCCCTGCGATAAGTTTTTTCTTCTGTTCAAAAGCTCCATAAGCCTTCAGTTCAATATTCACCATTTCCAGGATTTCCTCTACGCGCGCACCGATGATTTCGGCCAGCGTACGAAGGGAAATTTCCTTATCCGGGCGACCGTGCAGTCCGGGAATGGTTACATAGGTGCTTTCCTTTTCCATATCGGGAAGTGAGGAGCCAAACTTCACCTTAAGCTGCTCGGCATGCTTCTCGATGATAGAGCAACCTTCCTTAATATCGTCTGTAATTATTCCGCCGCCGTATGGAATCACACAGGTGTGACGGATAATGTTGTCCTTAAATATAGCAATATCAGTTGTACCGCCACCTATATCTACAATTGCAACACCTGCTTCTTTCTCTTCTTTCGTAAGCACAGCTTCGGATGATGCCAGAGGCTCAAGTGTAAGTGCTTCCATTTCGAGTCCGGCTTCTTTCACACATCTTGCGATATTGCGTATGCTGCCCATCTGGCCAACAACAACATGAAAGTTAGCCTCCAGACGCTTACCGTGCATTCCTACAGGCTCGTGGATCTCGCCTTCGCTGTCTACCTTATATTCCTGCGGAAGAACGTGAATGATCTCTTCACCCGGAAGCATCACAAGTTTTTTCACCTGCTCTTTAAGTGCGTCAATATCGTCCTCACCGATAAATTTATCGGGGTTTTCCCTCATTATATAGTCGGAATGCTGCAGTGACCGGATATGTTTTCCGGCTATACCTACGGTAACTTTCTTAATTTCCACTCCGGAACTTGTCTGGGCTTCTGCCACCGCTGCGCGTATGGAGCTGATGGTTTGTGAAATATTGTTCACGATTCCCTTATGAACACCCAAACTTTTGGCCTTTCCTACTCCCAGAACTTCAATTTTTCCGTGAGTGTTGCGTCGGCCTACGATCGCAACAATTTTTGTTGTCCCGATATCGAGTCCTACTGAATACTCTTGATTTTCCATTATTTGCCGATTTGATTTTTTCTACTTTTCTC
This window encodes:
- the ftsZ gene encoding cell division protein FtsZ, yielding MENYSTEGFSFDLPKGNSSIIKVIGVGGGGNNALMHMYEKGIHGVDFIICNTDAQTLDNNPVSNKVQLGVTITEGLGAGADPDVGEKAAIESIDDIKAALGQNTKMVFITAGMGGGTGTGAAPVIAKIAKEMGILTVGIVTVPFSFEGRRRLDQADLGLEKLRNNVDSLIVINNDKLRQQFGNLGFKQGFSKADEVLTNAAKGMAEVITAPFTINIDFRDAKSVLQNSGTALMSTGIATGEKRADEAVRKALDSPLLNDNKITGAKDVLLLIQSGMEEANEATMDEIGLINDYIQSEAGNTANIIFGVGTDEELGAAIKVLVIATGFANDNKKNTGPAEKISIKLEDVNEVSVTKQSPFRLRNERQDSETPAAVSSQGFFRLDQEDEDQNSGINMQAAPQTLATPRNEFRIIEKDELPANDYRSDAQVEEDFDLFSIDDNAANQADLQAQSFRFETEDRPNPAQSDASYGTPEIKSFSEEKPMEFSFFVNEPINETLADFSTPKEEIKPEPVQPKEEIKAEETAEVPSAKAPEIPAVEVEEEFTFINKTVNQDKVFERRNKLKEFNSRYQVSESENDFETVPAFKRKNISIETTDASQHRINTYLSENSSGQMQVRENRFLNKDVD
- the ftsA gene encoding cell division protein FtsA codes for the protein MENQEYSVGLDIGTTKIVAIVGRRNTHGKIEVLGVGKAKSLGVHKGIVNNISQTISSIRAAVAEAQTSSGVEIKKVTVGIAGKHIRSLQHSDYIMRENPDKFIGEDDIDALKEQVKKLVMLPGEEIIHVLPQEYKVDSEGEIHEPVGMHGKRLEANFHVVVGQMGSIRNIARCVKEAGLEMEALTLEPLASSEAVLTKEEKEAGVAIVDIGGGTTDIAIFKDNIIRHTCVIPYGGGIITDDIKEGCSIIEKHAEQLKVKFGSSLPDMEKESTYVTIPGLHGRPDKEISLRTLAEIIGARVEEILEMVNIELKAYGAFEQKKKLIAGIVLTGGGSNLKNLRQLANFITGFDSRIGFANEYVANDKNQYLKGPEYATSIGLLMESLKIRDKKAGMPEEVIEEKTAEPETDMILGAAQVAAEEQTVQKKRKNLTFGQSLMEKVKKFFEEVE